From Chryseobacterium camelliae:
ACTTTTTTATCAGCAAGGTATTCATCATAGGTCATTTCCCTGTCGATGATTCCTTTAGGCGTCAGTTCAATGATCCTGTTACAGACTGTAGACAACATTTCGTGGTCATGAGAGGCCAGTAAAAGGTTTCCTTTGAAGTTGGACAATGAGTTGTTCAGGGTCGTGATACTTTCAAGGTCCAGGTGGTTGGTAGGTTCGTCCAGTAAAAGAACATTGGCTTTCTGAAGCATCATCCTGCTGAACATACACCTCATTTTTTCACCCCCGGAAAGTACTTTACATGATTTCAAAGCTTCATCCCCTGAGAAAAGCATTCTACCCAGGAATCCTCTCATAAATTCCTCATGACGTTCTTCATCGTTTTTCGTGAATTGTCTTAGCCAGTCTACCAGGCTTAAATCTTCCTGAAAGAAATTCGTGTTGTCTAAAGGCATGTGAGACTGAGTAGTGGTAACTCCCCAGGCAACGCTTCCTTTGTCTGCTTCAGTGTTTCCTGCCAGGATTTCAAAAAATTCTGTGATCGCCAATGAATTTTTAGACAAAACCGCAACCTTATCCCCTTTTTTAAGGTTCAGATCGACGTTTGAGAATAACAATTCTCCGTCTTTTGTTTTTTCAAGGCCTTTAACGTCCAAAATCTGATCTCCCGCTTCTCTTTCCATTTCGAAAATAATGGCAGGATACCTTCTGGAAGTAGGTTTGATATCATCAATATTCAGTTTATCGATCATTTTCTTTCTAGCGGTAGCCTGTTTTGCTTTCGCTACGTTAGAGCTGAATCGTGCGATGAAATCCTGAAGTTCCTTCTTCTTTTCTTCCGCTTTTTTATTGGCCTGTGCTCTCTGCTTGGTTGCCAGCTGGGAAGCCTGGTACCAGAAAGAGTAGTTACCCGTGTAAAGATTCAGTTTTGCATAATCAAGGTCACCGATGTGGGTACATACGGTATCCAGGAAGTGACGGTCGTGGGATACAACAATGACCGTGTTTTCATAATCGGCAAGGAAATCCTCCAGCCACGAGATGGTTTCGATGTCCAGGTCATTGGTAGGCTCATCCAGGATCAGTACATCCGGATTCCCGAAAAGTGCCTGTGCGAGAAGGACTTTTACTTTGTCCTTATTCTCCAGCTCACTCATCATCTGCCAATGCATATCATCTTTGATGCCCACATTGGAAAGCATGGTCTGTGCATCAGATTCAGCGGTCCATCCGCCCATTTCATCATAGATCACACCCAGCTCGCCAGCTTTGATTCCGTCTTCATCAGAGAAATCCTCTTTGGCGTATAAGGCATCCATTTCCTCTTTTATCTCAAATAATTTCTTATTTCCTCTCAGAACCGCTTCCAGAACATTGTACTGGTCATAGGCAAAGTGATCCTGTTCCAGTACTGACATCCTTTTTCCCGGCTCCAGCGATACATGTCCTGTAGTCGGGTCCTGCTTTCCCGTTAATATTTTAAGGAATGTAGATTTTCCTGCACCATTTGCTCCGATAATCCCGTAGCAGTTTCCTTTGGTAAACATGATGTTTACTTCATCAAAGAGAACTCTTTTCCCGAATTGTAAAGATAAGTTAGATACTGTTAACATATAGTTTTGTAAATTTGGCGCAAAAATACGAAAAGAATTTGGGTAAATCGTAATAATGTAATAGTCAAGTTTTTAAATGAGCCGTATTTTTCATATATTTCATTAAAGAAATTTTTTAGGATCATGAAGATTGAAAAGACAGTCAATATAGTCAACAGAAGAGCCCGTTTCGAGTATGAAATCCTTGAGGAAATGGAAGCAGGAATGGTTTTAACCGGTACGGAAATAAAATCTTTACGGTCTTCCAAAGCATCCATTGCAGAATCCTTCTGTCAGTTTATAGAAGGGGAGTTGTACATCATTAACATGATGATCGATGAATATAAATTAGGCACTTTTTACAACCACAAAACAAAAAGGGAACGGAAATTGCTGTTGCACAAAAAAGAATTACAGAAGCTTGAAAAAAAACTGAAAGATGCAGGAAACACCATAATACCTCTCAAGTTATATATCAACGACAGAGGAAAAGCAAAGGTGTTAATTGCGCTGGGAAGGGGTAAAAAACTCTATGATAAAAGGGAAAGTATAAAAGATAGAGAAAATAAACGTAACCTCGACAGAGTATTAAAGAAAAGTTAAAATTCAGCTGAAAAACTTTGTGTATAAAGAAAAATTATATTTATTTTGCATTATCAATTATTTAATCATTTAATTCTATGAAAAATCTAAAATTAGGAATTTCAGCATTGGCGCTTACTGTTGCCTCTACTGTATTCGCACAGACTACCAACAATCCGTGGTTGATCGGGGTTGGTGCTCATGCGGAAAACCATATGGCGCAGAGAAACAACTTCAGTAATACGTTTTCTGCTAACAATCTTACGAAGACAATGTTCAATGTGAACAACTTCTCTATTACACCTCCGCTATCTAAACTTACCGTAGCAAGAAACGTTGCTAAAGGTTTTGTAGTAGACTGGCAGACTTCCGTAGGGAACGTTGAGAACAAGAGATTCAATATGGGGAAAGAATTCTTCCTTATGACAGGTCTTGGTTTACAGGCTAAAGCAGCCGGTATCCTTTGGAACGAAGAATCTTGGTTTGATCCTTACTTAAGAGTTGGTGCAAACTACCTGAGACATGACTACACTGCACTTTCATTCCCTAGAACGGATGCTAATGGTGAGTATGTTGCAAACGGTGAAAATGGTAACGAAAACGGTAAAGCAAACTTCTTTACAGTTTCTACAGGTGCAGGAGCTAACTTCTGGGTAACTAAAAACTTCGGTTTAGGTGTTCAGGGAGATTATGTATCCACTCCTGGTGACAAATCTAACGTTGCTAACTTCTGGCAGGCTTCTGCTTCCCTATTATTCAGATTCGGAAACAGAGACAGAGATAAGGATGGTATTTTAGATAAAGATGACTTATGTCCTGATACCCCAGGATTACCAGAATTCCAAGGATGTCCTGATACTGATGGCGATGGAGTTCCAGATAAAGACGATCAATGTCCAGATGTAGCTGGTCCAGTTGAAAACAACGGTTGTCCTTGGCCAGATACAGATGGTGACGGTGTAATCGATAAAGATGATGCTTGTCCTACAGTTGCAGGTCCTGCAGAAAACAACGGTTGTCCTTGGCCAGATACAGACGGTGACGGTATCCTTGATAAAGATGATGCTTGTCCTACAGTTCCTGGATTACCAGAATACAACGGTTGTCCTAAGCCTAAGAGCGTAACTGCTACTCAGGTTGAAGAGAACTTCAGAAGTGTTTACTTCGATTTCAACAAAGCTACCATCAAGCCTGAATCTAAACCAGCATTGGATAAAGCAGCTGAGATCATCAAAACTGACGGAGGTCACTACTTATTAGAAGGTAGAACAGATGCTAAAGGTTCTGAGGTTTATAACCTGAAACTTTCTAGAGAAAGAGCTGCTGCTGTAGTTGCTGCCCTAGATGCTAGAGGTGTAGATCCAAACGCTCTTAAATCTGTAGGTGTTGGTAAAGCTAAAGCTACTGTTCCTGCAACAGCATCAGACGCTGAAAGACAAGTAGACAGAAAAGTAGTGGTAACTGCTATCGAAGATGATGCTCAATGGAGTACAATGAAGAAGAAAGATTATGAAGATGCTCCGGTTAAAAAAGCACCAGCTAAAAAAACTACTAAGAAAAAAGTAGTTAAAAAAAGAAAATAATTAATTTTTCTGAATAATAAATACCTCCAAATTTTTGGAGGTATTTTTTTTTCATGGACTTTTAGTTATTTTTGTTGAAAATTATAATATAGAAATGGGAAGAGCATTTGAGTATAGAAAAGCTTCTAAAATGGCCCGCTGGGACAAGATGGCCAAGACATTTTCCAAAATAGGCAAAGATATTGCTCTGGCAGTAAAAGCAGGAGGTCCTGACCCTGAATCTAATCCTGCCCTGAGGAGATGTATCCAGAATGCGAAAGGGGCCAATATGCCTAAAGATAACGTAGAACGGGCGATCAAAAAAGCCAGCGGTGCAGATGCTGAAAATTACGAGGAGGTAACTTATGAAGGATACGGACAGGGTGGAGTTGCATTTTTTGTTGAATGTACCACTAACAATACAACCAGAACAGTAGCGAACGTCAGGGCTGTTTTCAATAAATTCGACGGTAACCTTGGAAAGAATGGGGAGCTTGCATTCATCTTCGACAGAAAGGGAATCTTTACAATCGATCTCGCTCAGATTAAAATGGACTGGGATGATTTTGAGATGGAAATGATCGACGGCGGGGCTGAAGATGTTGAAAAGGATGAAGAGGAAGTGATGATTACTACCGCCTTTGAAGATTTCGGATCTCTATCCCATAAGCTGGATGAACTGGGCATCGAGGCGAAAAGCGCAGAACTGCAAAGAATCCCGAACAATACCAAAGAAGTGACAGAAGATCAGTTCAAGGCGAATATGAAAATGCTGGAACGTTTTGAGGAAGATGATGATGTACAGAACGTATACCATAATATGGAGATCACAGAAGATATGATGAGCTCTTTGTAAAAAATATAATATAGCATTCATATACAGTTAATTTTCAATTAGTTTCTTTGTATCAGTATGAAAAGAAACGTTGAATTGGTTGTTATATCGGATGTTCATTTGGGAACTTATGGATGTAAGGCTAAAGAGCTACTAAGGTATCTTAATTCCGTTCAGCCCGGAACGCTGGTCTTAAATGGAGATATTATTGATATCTGGCAGTTCAAAAAGTCTTACTTCCCTAAGCCACATCTGAAAGTCATTAAAAAAATACTTTCACTGGCTACTAAAAGCACAAATGTATACTATATTACCGGAAACCATGATGAAATGTTCCGGAAATTCACAGACTTCGAATTAGGCAAACTTAAAGTATGCAATAAGCTATGCCTCACCATCAACCATAAAAAGACCTGGATTTTCCATGGTGATGTCTTTGATGCTTCAGTACAGCATTCTAAATGGATTGCCAAGCTTGGAGGAAAAGGCTATGATCTGCTGATTGTCATCAACAATATCGTTAACTGGTTTCTCGAAAGGATGGGGAAGGAAAAGTATTCATTTTCCAAAAAAATCAAAAACAACGTAAAAAAAGCAGTTAAGTACATTGGGGATTTTGAGCTTACTGCCTCAGAACTGGCAATAGATAATCATTATGACTATGTGATCTGCGGGCATATCCATCAACCCCAGATGCGTGAAGTGACCAATAAGAAAGGTTCGTGTACTTATCTTAATTCCGGGGACTGGATAGAGAATCTCTCTGCTTTGGAGTACAATGACGGAACATGGGAGATTTTCCATTATGATGAACATAAACATCTTCTCAAGGACGATTCGCATGATGAGATCCAGGATATCAATAGTGCAGATCTGATGAAAATTGTAACCAGCTTTTCCTTATGAAAATCCTTTATGCATTTCAGGGTACCGGCAACGGGCATATGGCAAGGGCACAGGAAATTGTCCCTATTCTCAAAAAATATGCGTCTGTAGATACACTGATCAGCGGACATCAGTCACAGCTAAAAGCAGACTTTGAAATTAATTTCCGGTACAGTGGGATCTCATTGCTATATAACAAGACCGGAGGTTTATCCTATTTTAAAACGCTTACACAGAATAATTTTCTGAAAGCGGCTCAAGTGATCAGGTCATTGGACCTTTCGGGGTATGATCTCATCATCAACGATTTCGAGCCATTAACCAGCTGGATCTGTAGGCTGAAAGGACTTCCTATGGTTGGGCTCAGCCATCAGGCTTCCATGAGTTTTAAGGAAACTCCTAAACCTGAAAAAAAAGATTTTTTCGGAGAACTGGTCCTGAAATATTATGCTCCTTTTAAAAAGGGGATAGGATTTCATTTTGAACCGTATCATATTAATATCAAAAAGCCTGTAATTAGAAAGAAAATCAGGAATCTACTTCCTGATAAGAAAGGATATTACTTGGTTTACCTTCCCAGCTTTTCCGATGAGAACATTATCCGTGTCCTGCACAATATACCCGTACAATGGAAAGTGTTTTCAAGATATGCCAGTCAATCTTTTGTTAAAGAAAATGTTGAAGTGTTCCCAATAGATGAACACCAATATTTACAATGCTTTGAAGGTTGCAACGGCATTTTATGCAATGCTGGCTTCGAGACTCCTGCAGAAGCGCTTTTCATGGATAAGAAACTATTTGTCATCCCTATCCAGAACCAATATGAGCAGGCATGCAATGCCTGTGCACTGGACAAAATGGGAATTCCTAATTCTACAATATTAAAAGAACAGGAGATAAGAGACTGGGTGGCTTCAGATTTTCATTATCAAGTGGATTATCCCGATGATATAGAAGAAATACTTTTAAGGGAAGTATTACGCAGGTAAAAAAATATCTTCTACATCATGCATCCTTCTCATTACTGCTCTTGCATAGGAACAGTGCGGATATACTTTCCACTTATTTTCACGGGCGAATTTGATGGCTTCTTCTACCAGGAATTTACCCATTCCTCTCCCTTCAAATTCAGGATGAACAAGTACAAATGAAATAACCAGCCTGTTCTGTTCCGGAAATATGGTATAAGTGAGCCTTCCAACTTCTTTAATATCATTATTGAGGGTGATTACACCGCCATTGCCTGATTTATTATTTTCGGTCCTCATATCTTTATTTTTCATGGAAAGTACAAAAACTGCACCGGGAAAAGTGGCATGTGATGAATTTTTAATGGTCAATAGTCAATCCGCTGCGCTTGACAATCTTTGCTGTCAGGAAGTTATTCACCATTCATTTGCTGAGCAAAATTTATTATTGACAGATGATTGTGAATGCGTCAATGGTCAATTCGCTGCACTTGTCAATTTTTGCTGCCGGTAAATTATTCTCTAATCACTTGTTGAGCGAAATTCATTATTGACAAGAGATTGTGAATACATCAATGGTCATTCGTTGCGCTTTTCAATTTTGATTCAGGGAAAAATTCACCATTCACTTGCAAAGCAAAATTGACCATCCACTTTCTTCCTCAGCTGTCCCTTCCTGTATAATAATTATAATCTTTGATGATGACATTAATAAACTGTCTTTCGGTCATCTTGGAGTGATCAATATCCAGTTTCAGAATGCTTTTGATTTTTTCAGAAAGCCTATTGATGACATGCCGGTCATCGGTCCGTATGGCTTTCATAAAGTTATCTTTGATAATCCTCATATCGTTATCACTTAAGGCAATTACCTGGGGGAATGAAGGAATATAATCTTCATTCAGGTTCTCGAGGATCGTATGGGAAATATTGATGCTGTTTTTTAAGGAGATAACGGCTGTTCCTGAAGCCATATCACCCAGTCGCTGATTATTTTTGGATACAATCATCGAGATCAGCCCAATGACTCCTGCGAAAGAAGTATCAATAATCCGGAAAACCCAGCGGATCATATAATCCCCGAATCCCGCCTGGTATCCGTCGATTTTTACCACGCGGATCTTCATGACTTTTTTGCCCGGCGTTTGCCCTTCCATTAAGCTTTCCAGGATCACAGGATAAATGTATACCGGGAAGGTAAGGGCAATATAAATGGCTATGACGGACCAGCGGTCCATCCCGGCCAGCAGGCGTCCCAGATCAAGAATACCGAAGAAAAGATAAAGGACAACGATGACATACGCCACTTTGATCAGCAGGTCGATAATGAAGGCTAGCATCCTTTCTCCAACACTGGCAATGTTGAAATTAATATTTACATTTTGTGAGGTATTAATCGCAATTTGAGACATAATTTTTATTATTTTAGCCTTACAATTATGAGAGAAGTTTATTTCATCAAACAAAATAAAGAAAAATGGTTGGGAATTGAACAGGTTATTCAGGGGAAAGTCAAAAAAAATCCTGATGACCTCTCATCACTGTACATCAACCTGATCAACGATCTTTCTTTTGCCCAGACATATTATCCTAAAAGCAACACTACAGTATATCTGAATCATCTTTCTTCACAGATCTTTCAAAAGATCTATAAGACCCGGAGAGTGGAGCAGAACAGGATTACCTATTTTTTCGGTACTGAAGTGCCCTTGCTGGTATACCGGTATAGGAGGTACCTATTGTACGCCTTCCTTTTTTTTATTCTTTTTACCCTGATCGGTGTAATATCCTCCATATACGATAAAGATTTTGTCAATATCATCCTTGGAGAAGGCTACGTAAATGAAACCATAGAAAATATTAAAAAAGGCAATGCTGTAGGGATATACCAGACCGGATCTACATGGGGGAGTACAACCGGAATCATCTTTAATAACATCGGTGTAGGAGCGAAGTTATATATCTATGGAATTTTTGCTGGAATAGGAACGCTTTATTATCTGCTTTCAAACAGTGTAATGCTAGGATCCTTTCAATATTTCTTTTATGATTACGGTGCTCTGAAAGACAGTGCACGGGGAATCTGGCTCCATGGGGTCTTCGAGATTTTTTCCATGGTAGTGGAGGCCATGTGCGGCCTTATTCTCGGAGCATCCATTCTTTTTCCGAGGACTTTTTCCCGGTTCCAGTCTTTTAAAAACGGCTTCAGAGATTCATTTAAAATATTTTTAAGTACAATACCTTTTACAGTGTGTGCAGGAATTATCGAAGGATATGTTACCAGGCACGCGCTTGAGATGCCTTTGTTTCTGAACCTGATCATCATTTTTGGATCATTATCCATCATAGGCTTTTATTACTTTGTTTATCCTGCTATAGTCAACAAAAAAATTAATCACCAGATCCATGATGCAGTTTTATAAAAAAAGAGATTTCGGATCCTTTATCAGCGATACCTTCAGTTTTTTCAAACATTACGGAAGAAACTATTTCCAGAATTATATACTTCTGAATGGCCTGTTGCTTATTCTGATGGTTATTCTCATCATTTTCGGTTTCCGGGAATTCTTCGGGGTAATATTCGGATCAAATATCAGCGGCCAGAGCTATTATTTTGAAAACTATTTCCAGAATAACCTGGGTTTATTCATAGTGATCGGGATTGTCCTCTTAGTCCTTTCAACAGCATTGATGACCATCAATTTCCTTTTTCCTGTATTTTATATGAAAAGAGTATCTGAGGGACAGGAAA
This genomic window contains:
- a CDS encoding RDD family protein; this translates as MSQIAINTSQNVNINFNIASVGERMLAFIIDLLIKVAYVIVVLYLFFGILDLGRLLAGMDRWSVIAIYIALTFPVYIYPVILESLMEGQTPGKKVMKIRVVKIDGYQAGFGDYMIRWVFRIIDTSFAGVIGLISMIVSKNNQRLGDMASGTAVISLKNSINISHTILENLNEDYIPSFPQVIALSDNDMRIIKDNFMKAIRTDDRHVINRLSEKIKSILKLDIDHSKMTERQFINVIIKDYNYYTGRDS
- a CDS encoding UDP-2,3-diacylglucosamine diphosphatase, encoding MKRNVELVVISDVHLGTYGCKAKELLRYLNSVQPGTLVLNGDIIDIWQFKKSYFPKPHLKVIKKILSLATKSTNVYYITGNHDEMFRKFTDFELGKLKVCNKLCLTINHKKTWIFHGDVFDASVQHSKWIAKLGGKGYDLLIVINNIVNWFLERMGKEKYSFSKKIKNNVKKAVKYIGDFELTASELAIDNHYDYVICGHIHQPQMREVTNKKGSCTYLNSGDWIENLSALEYNDGTWEIFHYDEHKHLLKDDSHDEIQDINSADLMKIVTSFSL
- a CDS encoding GNAT family N-acetyltransferase, with the protein product MRTENNKSGNGGVITLNNDIKEVGRLTYTIFPEQNRLVISFVLVHPEFEGRGMGKFLVEEAIKFARENKWKVYPHCSYARAVMRRMHDVEDIFLPA
- a CDS encoding OmpA family protein; the protein is MKNLKLGISALALTVASTVFAQTTNNPWLIGVGAHAENHMAQRNNFSNTFSANNLTKTMFNVNNFSITPPLSKLTVARNVAKGFVVDWQTSVGNVENKRFNMGKEFFLMTGLGLQAKAAGILWNEESWFDPYLRVGANYLRHDYTALSFPRTDANGEYVANGENGNENGKANFFTVSTGAGANFWVTKNFGLGVQGDYVSTPGDKSNVANFWQASASLLFRFGNRDRDKDGILDKDDLCPDTPGLPEFQGCPDTDGDGVPDKDDQCPDVAGPVENNGCPWPDTDGDGVIDKDDACPTVAGPAENNGCPWPDTDGDGILDKDDACPTVPGLPEYNGCPKPKSVTATQVEENFRSVYFDFNKATIKPESKPALDKAAEIIKTDGGHYLLEGRTDAKGSEVYNLKLSRERAAAVVAALDARGVDPNALKSVGVGKAKATVPATASDAERQVDRKVVVTAIEDDAQWSTMKKKDYEDAPVKKAPAKKTTKKKVVKKRK
- a CDS encoding YebC/PmpR family DNA-binding transcriptional regulator, whose translation is MGRAFEYRKASKMARWDKMAKTFSKIGKDIALAVKAGGPDPESNPALRRCIQNAKGANMPKDNVERAIKKASGADAENYEEVTYEGYGQGGVAFFVECTTNNTTRTVANVRAVFNKFDGNLGKNGELAFIFDRKGIFTIDLAQIKMDWDDFEMEMIDGGAEDVEKDEEEVMITTAFEDFGSLSHKLDELGIEAKSAELQRIPNNTKEVTEDQFKANMKMLERFEEDDDVQNVYHNMEITEDMMSSL
- the smpB gene encoding SsrA-binding protein SmpB; translated protein: MKIEKTVNIVNRRARFEYEILEEMEAGMVLTGTEIKSLRSSKASIAESFCQFIEGELYIINMMIDEYKLGTFYNHKTKRERKLLLHKKELQKLEKKLKDAGNTIIPLKLYINDRGKAKVLIALGRGKKLYDKRESIKDRENKRNLDRVLKKS
- a CDS encoding stage II sporulation protein M; translation: MREVYFIKQNKEKWLGIEQVIQGKVKKNPDDLSSLYINLINDLSFAQTYYPKSNTTVYLNHLSSQIFQKIYKTRRVEQNRITYFFGTEVPLLVYRYRRYLLYAFLFFILFTLIGVISSIYDKDFVNIILGEGYVNETIENIKKGNAVGIYQTGSTWGSTTGIIFNNIGVGAKLYIYGIFAGIGTLYYLLSNSVMLGSFQYFFYDYGALKDSARGIWLHGVFEIFSMVVEAMCGLILGASILFPRTFSRFQSFKNGFRDSFKIFLSTIPFTVCAGIIEGYVTRHALEMPLFLNLIIIFGSLSIIGFYYFVYPAIVNKKINHQIHDAVL
- a CDS encoding glycosyltransferase family protein → MKILYAFQGTGNGHMARAQEIVPILKKYASVDTLISGHQSQLKADFEINFRYSGISLLYNKTGGLSYFKTLTQNNFLKAAQVIRSLDLSGYDLIINDFEPLTSWICRLKGLPMVGLSHQASMSFKETPKPEKKDFFGELVLKYYAPFKKGIGFHFEPYHINIKKPVIRKKIRNLLPDKKGYYLVYLPSFSDENIIRVLHNIPVQWKVFSRYASQSFVKENVEVFPIDEHQYLQCFEGCNGILCNAGFETPAEALFMDKKLFVIPIQNQYEQACNACALDKMGIPNSTILKEQEIRDWVASDFHYQVDYPDDIEEILLREVLRR
- a CDS encoding ABC-F family ATP-binding cassette domain-containing protein, whose amino-acid sequence is MLTVSNLSLQFGKRVLFDEVNIMFTKGNCYGIIGANGAGKSTFLKILTGKQDPTTGHVSLEPGKRMSVLEQDHFAYDQYNVLEAVLRGNKKLFEIKEEMDALYAKEDFSDEDGIKAGELGVIYDEMGGWTAESDAQTMLSNVGIKDDMHWQMMSELENKDKVKVLLAQALFGNPDVLILDEPTNDLDIETISWLEDFLADYENTVIVVSHDRHFLDTVCTHIGDLDYAKLNLYTGNYSFWYQASQLATKQRAQANKKAEEKKKELQDFIARFSSNVAKAKQATARKKMIDKLNIDDIKPTSRRYPAIIFEMEREAGDQILDVKGLEKTKDGELLFSNVDLNLKKGDKVAVLSKNSLAITEFFEILAGNTEADKGSVAWGVTTTQSHMPLDNTNFFQEDLSLVDWLRQFTKNDEERHEEFMRGFLGRMLFSGDEALKSCKVLSGGEKMRCMFSRMMLQKANVLLLDEPTNHLDLESITTLNNSLSNFKGNLLLASHDHEMLSTVCNRIIELTPKGIIDREMTYDEYLADKKVKELKEKMYS